In a single window of the Salvelinus alpinus chromosome 15, SLU_Salpinus.1, whole genome shotgun sequence genome:
- the tcp11l1 gene encoding T-complex protein 11-like protein 1, producing MPKDSDKPGDGEDRTDSSEQSHSKRVRRGTPSPHRGNTPQSSPPRFVSVEELMETAKGVTNMALAHEIVVNNDFQVKPSEPAEGSLEKRVKEIMHKAFWDVLEAQLSENPPSYNHAIKLLAEIKETLLSFLLPGHGRLRGRIEEVLDLSLIQQQAENGALDISKVVEFVIGMMGSLCAPSRDEEIRKLREITDLVPLLKAIFPVMDKMKLDMANFAVSSIRPHLLQQSVEYERKKFQEFVEKQPNALDFTEKWLQDSAKCVLHEDQAGGAGSLPTPLAVHNHAYLRLLKWNHASDPFPETLLMDQVRFQEMQQDLEQLVLVASVLLIVYNTTGEAISGLPGLMDRLKRTIGVLLTEMHMPSFSADEALATIGERMCVELSGCLSEHGFSPFSTNRQSILKGQISAVTLPDNAIRRLIGSRIQTYLLAFLESSHRSAPTLPGGLAPVSKELEEIAMKFGRLVHFNKLVYSPFYQKILQEIVQEGESHDT from the exons ATGCCCAAGGACTCTGACAAACCTGGGGATGGAGAGGACAGAACTGACTCCTCTGAACAGTCCCATAGTAAGAGAGTCCGGAGAGGCACACCTAGTCCTCACAGAGGGAACACCCCACAAT CCAGCCCACCAAGATTTGTGTCAGTGGAGGAGCTCATGGAGACGGCGAAAGGTGTGACCAACATGGCCCTGGCCCATGAGATCGTAGTGAATAATGACTTCCAGGTGAAGCCCTCAGAGCCAGCAGAAGGAAG TTTGGAAAAAAGAGTGAAGGAAATTATGCATAAAGCATTCTGGGACGTTCTAGAGGCACAACTGAGTGAGAACCCGCCATCATATAATCACGCCATCAAACTTCTTGCTGAGATCAAAGAG ACTCTGCTGTCCTTTCTGCTTCCGGGTCATGGTCGGTTGAGGGGGCGAATTGAGGAGGTGCTAGACCTCTCTCTGATCCAGCAGCAGGCAGAGAACGGAGCTCTGGACATCAGTAAGGTGGTTGAGTTTGTCATTGGTATGATGGGTTCACTCTGCGCTCCGAGCCGGGATGAGGAAATCCGGAAGCTTCGGGAAATCACAGATCTTGTGCCTCTGTTAAA GGCGATATTTCCAGTGATGGATAAAATGAAACTTGATATGGCCAATTTTGCCGTCAGCAGTATCCGACCCCACCTCCTGCAGCAATCCGTTGAGTACGAACGGAAGAAATTCCAGGAGTTTGTTGAAAAACAACCCA ACGCCTTAGactttactgagaagtggcttcaaGACTCTGCTAAATGTGTACTTCATGAAGATCAAGCGGGTGGGGCGGGTAGTTTACCCACTCCTCTCGCTGTGCACAACCATGCTTACCTGCGTCTGCTTAAATGGAACCACGCCTCTGATCCTTTCCCTGAG ACTCTTCTCATGGACCAGGTGCGTTTCCAGGAAATGCAGCAGGACTTGGAGCAGCTGGTTCTGGTGGCGTCTGTGCTACTCATAGTGTACAACACCACGGGAGAGGCCATCTCAGGCCTGCCAGGCCTTATGGACAGACTGAAGAGGACCATCGGGGTTCTGCTCACAGAGATGCACATGCC GTCTTTCAGTGCAGATGAAGCCTTGGCTACCATTGGAGAGAGGATGTGTGTGGAGCTAAGTGGATGTCTGTCTGAACATGGCTTCTCCCCGTTCTCCACCAACCGGCAGAGCATTCTAAAAGGCCAGATCTCGGCTGTTACTCTCCCAGACAACGCCATCCGCAGGCTTATAG GCTCCCGCATCCAGACTTACCTGCTTGCCTTCCTGGAGTCCAGTCACAGGAGTGCTCCAACCCTGCCAGGGGGCCTAGCTCCAGTCAGCAAAGAGCTGGAAGAGATTGCCATGAAGTTTGGCCGTCTGGTCCACTTCAACAAGTTGGTCTATTCCCCTTTCTACCAAAAGATCCTTCAGGAGATTGTGCAAGAAGGAGAAAGTCATGACACCTAG